The DNA sequence AGGAGTTCTTTGGCAAATTGGTGGGAAGTTCATTTCTCTTGGAAAGCTTCCTGGAGATATATTAATCAAAAGAGAGAATGCGACGTTTTATTTTCCGATTATGACGTCAATTATAATTAGTATCGTACTATCACTTGTTTTTTTAGTGATTGGTCGTTTTTTACGGTAATTTGAATACATACGAAAAGGTGAAACATACGAAATGGATGTTAATGAATTTGATTTTTATTTACCTGAAGAATTAATCGCACAAACGCCATTAGCGAATCGAAGTGCTTCAAGATTGCTTGTAGTTGGCGAAAATGAACAATACAAGGATGACCAGTTTGCAAACATCCCAGAATATTTAAATCAAGGCGATTGCCTCGTATTAAATGATACACGGGTCATGCCAGCCCGATTAATTGGTGAAAAAGCTGAAACAGGAGCAAGTGTCGAAGTACTCCTCCTTAAACAAGAAGAAGGGGATCGATGGGAAGCACTCGTGAAACCTGCAAGGCGAATTAAGAATGGGACGATTATTCATTTTGGTCAAGGAGAACTACAAGCGACATGTATACAAGAGCTAGAAGATGGAGGACGAATTCTAGAGTTTTCATATGAAGGCATTTTTAATGAAGTGTTAGAGCGCCTTGGACAAATGCCATTGCCACCTTATATTAAAGAGAGACTAGAAGACAAGGATCGTTATCAGACTGTATACGCTAAGCATGAAGGGTCTGCTGCAGCTCCAACAGCAGGATTGCATTTTACAGAAGAGTTACTTAATACCATTCGGCAAAAAGGAGTTCATATCGCGTTTATTACACTCCATGTTGGAATAGGTACATTCCGCCCAGTCAGTGTGGAAAATATAGAGGAACATGAAATGCATGCGGAATTTTATCAAATGACTGAAGGAACAGCCAAATTATTAAATGATGTCAAGGCAAGTGGGAAACGAATTATTGCCGTTGGAACAACCTCGCTTCGCACAGTTGAAACAATTGCGACTAAAGGGAATGGTACATTTTCAGCTGACTCAGGTTGGACATCTATCTTTATTTACCCAGGTTATACATTTCAAGGGATAAATGGACTTATTACGAATTTTCACTTACCAAAATCAACACTAATTATGTTGGTAAGTGCTCTGGCCGGAAGAAAAAATACGTTAAAGGCCTATGAACACGCAGTTAAAGAAAGATATCGTTTCTTTAGTTTCGGTGACGCAATGTTTATTCAAGGGCAAGGAGGGAAAAACTGATGGCTGCGGTGACTTATGAATTAATAAAGACATGTAAACAGTCAGGCGCGAGGTTAGGACGAATTCACACCCCTCATGGCTCCATTGAAACGCCGATATTCATGCCAGTGGGAACACTTGCTACAGTCAAAACGATGAGCCCAGAAGAGCTTAAAGAAATTGGGTCACAAATTATTTTAAGTAACACTTACCACCTTTGGCTACGACCAGGCCATGATATTGTTAAAGAAGCGGGTGGTCTTCACAAATTTATGAACTGGGACAAACCGATATTAACTGATTCTGGCGGTTTTCAAGTTTTTAGTTTAAGTGATTTACGTAAAATTGAAGAAGAAGGCGTACATTTTAGAAACCATTTAAGTGGTGCCAAGCTTTTCTTAAGTCCTGAGGGAGCAATGGAAATTCAAAATGCGTTAGGTTCGGATATTATGATGGCATTTGATGAATGTCCGCCATACCCTGCAGAATATGAATATATGAAGAGCTCTGTAGAACGAACAAGTCGTTGGGCTGAAAGATGTTTAGAAGCCCACCAAAGACCTCAAGACCAAGCTCTCTTTGGAATTATTCAAGGGGGAGAGTACGAAGAATTAAGAAGACAAAGTGCACAAGATTTAGTGTCACTTGATTTTCCGGGGTATGCGATAGGTGGCCTTTCCGTTGGGGAACCAAAGGATGTCATGAATAAAGTTCTTGAATTCACGACTCCACTTATGCCGACTAATAAGCCTAGATATTTAATGGGTGTTGGTTCAGCGGATGCCTTAATCGACGGTTCAATTCGTGGCATTGATATGTTTGACTGTGTTTTACCAACAAGGATTGCTAGAAATGGCACATGCATGACAAGTACAGGAAGACTCGTTGTCAGAAACGCAAAGTTCGCAAGAGATTTCAGACCGCTTGATGAGAATTGTGATTGCCATGTCTGTAAAAATTATACGAGAGCGTATATCCGACATCTCATCAAATGTGAAGAAACGTTCGGATTTAGATTAACCTCTTATCATAATCTCTATTTCCTGTTAAAATTAATGGAGCAAGTGAGACAAGCTATTCGTGAGGATCGTTTGCTTGACTTCAGAGAAGAGTTTTTTGAGCTGTATGGATTTAACAAACCTAATGCAAAAAACTTCTAACTCATGTTTACTAAACGAAAGGGGTGAAACAAATGGGTGAAGGAGGAGGAATGATTGGTGCTTTATTGCCACTAATCTTAATGTTCGCTATCTTCTGGTTTCTTTTAATTAGACCACAACAAAAGAAACAGAAAGCAGTTCGCGAAATGCACTCTGCTCTCCAAAAGGGAGATAAAATTATTACAATCGGTGGACTTCATGGAACTATCGATGCTATCGATGAAGATATCGTTGTAATTTTAGTACATGATAACCGTAAGTTAACATTTGACCGTACTTCGATTCGTGAAGTAGTCAATCCAAATTAATAAGTACATAAAAAAGAAGCGAATCCATTGGATTCGTTCTTTTTTTTTCGGAAAGGCAGTCTCTGCATAGGTTTTTTCTAAGTTCGCTGGTGATGACATTGAGCTAGCAAATGTCCGAGGAGAAGGGTTGGAGGGCCAAAAGGAAGAAGAGGCAGAGCAGAAGTGTCCGAGGAGAAGTTCTGGAAGGCCAAAAGGAAGAAGAGGTAGAGAATAATTGTCCAAGCTTAAGGATTTCATTTACGTCCTCTCCTGTAACTAAAAAAAACACTCAAAGTATGACAACACTTTGAGCGTTTTTTTCTTATTATCCTTATTCGCCTGCCAAATTTACCCCGATGATTCCTCCTAATGCGGCACAGAGTAAATATCCTCCATGATATAATAGCTGTTCTGTTGAAAACACTGAGTTGTAGCCTAAATATTGAACAAGAAAAGTAACTACGGTAAATAATAATGCTGTACCAGCGCCTATGATTAATCCGTTTTGTTTTGCTTTTCCTCCGGCTATAAGACCTCCAATAAATAGCGTTAAAAATGAAGCGATTAAAATAATCCATGAAAACGATGTTTCTGTTAGTGAGCTGAATGTTAGGATTAACGATACGACGAGGCTAAAAGATAGTGCGATGATAACGATAGAAACAAGCCCATATAGCATAGAACTAAACATTCCCCGATATTCCATATGAATTCTCCTCTCAATAGACAAGTTATTACTACACTATATTCAGAAAAGTCAATTTTAGACTAGCTTGTTTTCTAAAAAAAGAATTATAGACAAGTTGAAAAAGAAATATCATGAATGGGACATCCCTATCATAGGATGGTAGAAATGGGTGGGGGAGAGGAGTTCAAACTAGATGGAAGTAACCTTGGCCTTTATCATTTTTATCATCAGTTACGTTTTTATTATAAGTGAAAAAGTAAATAGAGCATTGGTAGCCTGTCTAGGGGGCGCTGCAATGTTATATGCAGGTGTCATTAACTTAGATAGTGCATTTATTCACCATATTGATTGGCATACGATTGCGTTGCTTCTTGCTATGATGATTTTGGTCTCGATCACGAGTCAAAGTGGTTTTTTTGAATATGTCGCGATTAAAGTTGCAAAGCAAGTAAACGGAAAGCCTATCCCATTACTCATCCTTATTTCACTTCTAACTGCACTAGGGTCTGCAGTCTTAAACAATGTGACAACTGTACTGCTTGTAGTTCCAATCGTATTGACATTGACAAAAATGCTCAAACTAAATGCAGTTCCGTATTTACTCTCGATTATTTTGGCTTCGAATATTGGAGGAACGGCAACATTGATAGGTGACCCACCAAACCTAATGATTGGGCAGGCCGTTGAACATTTAACATTTAATGACTTTTTAGTGCACCTTGGACCCGTTGTTGCCATTATCTTTTTTGTAGTTATGGCAGGTTTAGTCCTCTTTTATCGAAACAAATTACATGTTACAGAAGCAGACCAAAGAAAATTAGTTGAAGTTGACCCCAAAAAATATTTAAAAGACAAAGTGCTATTAATAAAGTCGATTACAGTTCTGACAATGACAACGGTTGGATTTATCATTCAGCCTTTACTGAATGTTGATATTACTAGTATTGCTATGGGTGGAGCATTGCTTTTAATGCTACTTACATATCAAGTCCAAGATGTAGAAGAAGTTTTCAAATCAGTGGAATGGGTCACTTTATTTTTCTTCATCGGATTATTTATGCTGGTGGGCGGGATAAAAGAAGTGGGTCTAATTGATGAAATCGCAAAGTCGATTATTTATTACACGGATGGAGATTTACCGAAAACAGCCATTTTAATTTTATGGGCTTCTGGTATTCTCTCTGGCTTTGTCGATAATATTCCATTTGTAGCTGCGATGATTCCGGTCATTCTTGAATTTCAAAGCTATGGGATGACAAACCTTGACCCACTGTGGTGGGCACTAGCACTTGGCGCATGTCTAGGCGGTAATGCCACAATTATTGGAGCTACGGCAAACGTAATTGTTGCCGGATTAGCCGTAAAAGCAAACCATTCCTTTAGCTATATGGAATTTCTAAAAGTAGGAGCCCCTGTAGCCTTAGTATCCTTTATAATTTCAACCATATACATCTACTTCAGATACCTCATATTCTTTTACTAAAGAAAGGGCATCCAAAGGCGTACTTCCTTTGGATGCCCTTTCGAAGCGAAGCGAAAGCCGCAGCATGTATTAAAATGGAATGAGTGTACTTCTCATTCCATTGCAGCGAGCGGAAGCAAGCCGAACCAAAGGCGTACTTCCTTTGGATGCCCTTTCGAAGCGAAGCGAAAGCCGCAGCATGTATTAAAATGGAATGAGTGTACTTCTCATTCCATTGCAGCGAGCGGAAGCAAGCCGAACCAAAGGCGTACTTCCTTTGGATGCCCTTTCGTTTACCAAAAGCTTCATCTTATGTTCTTAGAAGAATTGTCCAAACTAAGTACAACGATTATTCAGGACCATTAGGAGGACATTAGATGGACTATGGAACGATTGTACTGCGGACAATTTTTATATATTTTATAATCCTCTTTGTTCTTCGCTTTATGGGAAAGCGAGAAATTGGACAGTTGTCAGTTCTCGATTTTGTTGTTTCGATTATGATTGCAGAGTTAGCGGTTGTTTCTATTGAGAATATACGAGTTCCAAT is a window from the Bacillus alkalicellulosilyticus genome containing:
- a CDS encoding DUF2905 domain-containing protein: MSFIPKLFITIGIILIIVGVLWQIGGKFISLGKLPGDILIKRENATFYFPIMTSIIISIVLSLVFLVIGRFLR
- the queA gene encoding tRNA preQ1(34) S-adenosylmethionine ribosyltransferase-isomerase QueA, producing MDVNEFDFYLPEELIAQTPLANRSASRLLVVGENEQYKDDQFANIPEYLNQGDCLVLNDTRVMPARLIGEKAETGASVEVLLLKQEEGDRWEALVKPARRIKNGTIIHFGQGELQATCIQELEDGGRILEFSYEGIFNEVLERLGQMPLPPYIKERLEDKDRYQTVYAKHEGSAAAPTAGLHFTEELLNTIRQKGVHIAFITLHVGIGTFRPVSVENIEEHEMHAEFYQMTEGTAKLLNDVKASGKRIIAVGTTSLRTVETIATKGNGTFSADSGWTSIFIYPGYTFQGINGLITNFHLPKSTLIMLVSALAGRKNTLKAYEHAVKERYRFFSFGDAMFIQGQGGKN
- the tgt gene encoding tRNA guanosine(34) transglycosylase Tgt, with product MAAVTYELIKTCKQSGARLGRIHTPHGSIETPIFMPVGTLATVKTMSPEELKEIGSQIILSNTYHLWLRPGHDIVKEAGGLHKFMNWDKPILTDSGGFQVFSLSDLRKIEEEGVHFRNHLSGAKLFLSPEGAMEIQNALGSDIMMAFDECPPYPAEYEYMKSSVERTSRWAERCLEAHQRPQDQALFGIIQGGEYEELRRQSAQDLVSLDFPGYAIGGLSVGEPKDVMNKVLEFTTPLMPTNKPRYLMGVGSADALIDGSIRGIDMFDCVLPTRIARNGTCMTSTGRLVVRNAKFARDFRPLDENCDCHVCKNYTRAYIRHLIKCEETFGFRLTSYHNLYFLLKLMEQVRQAIREDRLLDFREEFFELYGFNKPNAKNF
- the yajC gene encoding preprotein translocase subunit YajC, yielding MGEGGGMIGALLPLILMFAIFWFLLIRPQQKKQKAVREMHSALQKGDKIITIGGLHGTIDAIDEDIVVILVHDNRKLTFDRTSIREVVNPN
- a CDS encoding TIGR04086 family membrane protein, whose product is MEYRGMFSSMLYGLVSIVIIALSFSLVVSLILTFSSLTETSFSWIILIASFLTLFIGGLIAGGKAKQNGLIIGAGTALLFTVVTFLVQYLGYNSVFSTEQLLYHGGYLLCAALGGIIGVNLAGE
- a CDS encoding ArsB/NhaD family transporter; translated protein: MEVTLAFIIFIISYVFIISEKVNRALVACLGGAAMLYAGVINLDSAFIHHIDWHTIALLLAMMILVSITSQSGFFEYVAIKVAKQVNGKPIPLLILISLLTALGSAVLNNVTTVLLVVPIVLTLTKMLKLNAVPYLLSIILASNIGGTATLIGDPPNLMIGQAVEHLTFNDFLVHLGPVVAIIFFVVMAGLVLFYRNKLHVTEADQRKLVEVDPKKYLKDKVLLIKSITVLTMTTVGFIIQPLLNVDITSIAMGGALLLMLLTYQVQDVEEVFKSVEWVTLFFFIGLFMLVGGIKEVGLIDEIAKSIIYYTDGDLPKTAILILWASGILSGFVDNIPFVAAMIPVILEFQSYGMTNLDPLWWALALGACLGGNATIIGATANVIVAGLAVKANHSFSYMEFLKVGAPVALVSFIISTIYIYFRYLIFFY